A part of Helicoverpa zea isolate HzStark_Cry1AcR chromosome 17, ilHelZeax1.1, whole genome shotgun sequence genomic DNA contains:
- the LOC124638418 gene encoding zinc finger protein 39-like: MAVSEVEATSELKFKYKIDLTSLMDSCRVCMAQNLNMTSIFETEKDSTVDEIYFCTGITIKREAGLPTKICNGCLTNLSVAFKFKTSCLIADETFRKIATALKIKTEEPDEPDVSDVEYEEIVDCKDEGDEDFKEEVKQEPVEVEFCGVRKSTLIKVKKSLPPIKGRPRKTAASLKEPRRLKQFKFKRLWCEPCNMKFETKEESDEHKRETHKDSQNWVCEICGKIFTHRASHYTHIKSHQPPRFACDHCDYKTWHKYDLAKHIRIHTGLKMYQCEYCTASYYTSSNLTSHIRRLHMHEKRHDCNICRRTFFDKTKLNRHLDSHLEIKRFACDICHAHFSRRCYWKKHLLRQHDIVTPRQRPGRQKTNVVIDALTTTNEIGQFYAKGQTKKL; encoded by the exons ATGGCAGTATCGGAGGTGGAAGCAACTAGTGAActgaaatttaaatataaaatcgaCTTGACCAGTTTAATGGACTCCTGTAGAGTTTGTATGGCTCAAAACCTGAACATGACTAGTATATTTGAAACAGAAAAAGATAGTACTGTTGATGAAATCTACTTTTGTACTGGTATTACT ATAAAACGAGAAGCAGGTCTACCCACAAAAATATGCAACGGTTGTCTTACCAACCTGTCCGTCGCATTTAAGTTCAAAACGTCCTGCCTCATAGCCGACGAAACATTCCGCAAGATAGCCACCGCACTGAAGATCAAGACCGAGGAGCCGGATGAACCAGATGTCAGCGACGTGGAGTATGAGGAGATAGTGGACTGTAAGGATGAGGGAGACGAGGACTTCAAAGAGGAAGTTAAGCAGGAACCGGTGGAGGTGGAGTTCTGTGGAGTTCGGAAGAGTACTCTGATTAAGGTGAAGAAGAG TCTACCACCAATAAAAGGGCGTCCGCGGAAGACCGCAGCCTCCCTGAAAGAGCCCCGGCGCCTCAAGCAGTTCAAATTCAAGCGTCTATGGTGTGAACCTTGTAACATGAAGTTTGAAACCAAAGAGGAAAGTGATGAACATAAGAGAGAAACTCATAAGGATAGCCAGAATTGGGTTTGTGAG ATATGCGGTAAAATATTCACGCACCGCGCGTCTCACTACACACATATAAAGTCTCACCAGCCGCCGCGATTCGCGTGCGACCACTGCGATTACAAGACTTGGCATAAATACGATCTCGCCAAGCATATCAGAATACATACAG GTCTCAAAATGTACCAATGCGAGTACTGCACGGCCTCCTACTATACCTCGTCGAACCTGACGAGTCACATCCGTCGCTTACACATGCACGAGAAGAGACACGACTGCAACATATGCCGCCGCACCTTCTTCGATAAGACCAAGCTTAACCGCCATCTCGACTCACATTTAGAGATTAAAAG ATTCGCATGCGACATATGCCACGCTCACTTCTCCCGCCGCTGTTACTGGAAGAAGCACCTTCTCCGTCAACACGACATCGTCACCCCTCGCCAACGACCAGGGCGACAGAAAACCAATGTAGTTATAGACGCTCTTACCACAACTAATGAGATCGGACAGTTTTACGCGAAAGGGCAGActaaaaagttatag